Proteins encoded within one genomic window of Saccharopolyspora pogona:
- a CDS encoding FAD-binding oxidoreductase gives MDLTIETLRERVRGTVISRQDDGFEQARSVYNAMIDRRPQVVVRCVNAGDAVATVDYARENGLDLAVRGGGHSVPGFGTCDDGVVLDLTPMHSVRVSPGGRTARAEGGTTWGDVDAATHAFGLATTGGLISTTGIGGLTLGGGIGHLARGLGLSCDNLVSADVVTAAGELVVADEGQHEDLFWALRGGGGNFGVVTSFEYRLAPVRDIYGGLIFFDVDQAPNVLRAFREIITHAPEEFSALPAFQIAPPLPFIPENRHGDVLIAIVACWAGPMDAGPAVVQPLRDIAPIVAEHVGPTPYPRLNSAFDALVPPGLQHYWKANFVVELTDEMIAAHARFGPKVPALNSTVHIYPIDGACHRVAADATAFAYRDANFAAVIAGMWPNPADNEANIAWVRDYYAATAPHSEEGGYVNFMAGDDQDRIKANYKGNYDRLVQVKREYDPQNLFHLNQNIRP, from the coding sequence ATGGACTTGACGATCGAGACGTTGCGGGAGCGGGTTCGCGGGACCGTGATCAGCCGGCAGGACGACGGTTTCGAGCAGGCCCGAAGCGTTTACAACGCCATGATCGACCGTCGGCCGCAGGTCGTCGTGCGGTGCGTCAACGCCGGGGACGCCGTCGCCACTGTCGACTACGCGCGGGAGAACGGGCTCGACCTCGCCGTGCGCGGTGGTGGGCACAGCGTGCCGGGGTTCGGGACCTGCGACGACGGCGTAGTACTCGACCTGACTCCGATGCACAGCGTTCGGGTTTCGCCGGGCGGCCGGACCGCGCGGGCCGAAGGCGGCACGACCTGGGGCGACGTCGACGCCGCCACTCACGCTTTCGGGCTGGCCACCACCGGCGGCCTCATCTCCACCACCGGCATCGGCGGGCTCACCCTCGGCGGCGGCATCGGGCACCTCGCCCGCGGCCTGGGCCTGTCCTGCGACAACCTGGTCTCCGCGGACGTCGTGACCGCGGCCGGTGAGCTGGTCGTGGCCGACGAGGGCCAGCACGAGGACCTGTTCTGGGCGTTGCGCGGCGGTGGCGGCAACTTCGGCGTGGTGACCTCGTTCGAGTACCGGCTCGCCCCGGTGCGCGACATCTATGGCGGCCTGATCTTCTTCGACGTGGACCAGGCCCCGAACGTGCTGCGCGCCTTCCGCGAGATCATCACCCACGCCCCGGAAGAATTCAGCGCGCTCCCCGCTTTCCAGATCGCGCCACCGCTGCCGTTCATCCCCGAGAACCGGCACGGCGACGTGCTGATCGCGATTGTCGCCTGCTGGGCCGGGCCGATGGACGCGGGCCCGGCCGTCGTCCAGCCCCTGCGCGACATCGCGCCGATCGTCGCCGAACACGTGGGCCCGACGCCTTATCCGCGGCTCAACAGCGCTTTCGACGCGCTCGTCCCGCCTGGTCTCCAGCACTACTGGAAGGCCAACTTCGTCGTCGAGCTGACCGACGAGATGATCGCCGCGCACGCCCGGTTCGGCCCGAAGGTGCCGGCGTTGAACTCGACGGTGCACATCTACCCGATCGACGGCGCTTGCCACCGGGTCGCGGCGGATGCGACGGCGTTCGCCTACCGGGATGCGAACTTCGCGGCCGTCATCGCCGGGATGTGGCCCAACCCGGCGGACAACGAAGCCAACATCGCCTGGGTGCGCGACTACTACGCCGCGACCGCGCCGCACAGCGAGGAGGGCGGGTACGTCAACTTCATGGCCGGCGACGACCAGGACCGGATCAAGGCGAACTACAAGGGGAACTACGACCGGCTGGTCCAGGTGAAGCGCGAGTACGACCCGCAAAACCTCTTCCACCTCAACCAGAACATCCGCCCTTGA
- a CDS encoding tyrosine-type recombinase/integrase codes for MGTTNTTAAVWGMLAQRWRKTIKAKNLSANTERGYLYTARRWAEWLTEQGLDFEPDRVKPHHVDDFIVDIIEATSAANGAHHYRNLRVFFGWLVKRDEMPSNPMDKTEPPQVPEKITPLLSNEEHARVLAVCRGRDFASRRDTAIILLFIDTGLRVSEVASLKLSDADLQTRRIQVRGKGDEVRVVGFGNSTALALARYLKEREKHSDGNALRCGYPRAAISRSRRTTSRTCSAAGHAGRYRWQRDRPLRGR; via the coding sequence ATGGGGACGACGAACACGACAGCCGCGGTCTGGGGCATGCTGGCGCAGCGCTGGCGCAAGACGATCAAGGCCAAGAACCTTTCGGCGAACACGGAGCGTGGCTACCTCTACACCGCACGGCGGTGGGCCGAGTGGCTCACCGAGCAGGGGCTCGACTTCGAACCGGACCGGGTCAAGCCGCACCACGTCGACGATTTCATCGTCGACATCATCGAAGCGACCAGCGCCGCCAACGGCGCACACCACTACCGCAATCTTCGCGTGTTCTTCGGCTGGCTGGTCAAGCGGGACGAGATGCCGTCGAACCCGATGGACAAGACCGAGCCGCCCCAAGTGCCGGAGAAGATCACGCCGCTGTTGTCCAACGAGGAACACGCTCGGGTGCTTGCGGTGTGCCGCGGTCGCGACTTCGCTTCGCGGCGAGACACCGCGATCATCCTGCTGTTCATTGACACGGGACTGCGGGTGTCAGAAGTGGCGTCGCTGAAGCTTTCCGACGCCGATCTTCAGACGCGACGGATTCAAGTACGTGGCAAGGGAGACGAGGTGCGTGTTGTCGGGTTCGGCAACAGCACCGCGCTCGCGTTGGCTCGTTATCTCAAGGAGCGAGAGAAGCATTCGGACGGGAACGCCCTGCGCTGTGGCTATCCTCGCGCCGCGATCTCGCGCTCAAGACGGACGACATCAAGAACATGCTCCGCCGCAGGGCACGCAGGCCGGTATCGCTGGCAACGGGATCGACCGCTACGCGGCCGGTGA
- a CDS encoding endonuclease/exonuclease/phosphatase family protein — translation MRITSLLTATTAALLVAPTMAAAAPHQQARIHDIQGTMRVSPLVGQRLAGVPGVVTGVRGFGSARGFWLQDPEPDADPRTSEGLFVFTGKQTPAVAVGAAVAVSGLVAEYYPTAEGETPETTPNQSVTELTEATWQATGKGSVPAEVLRADTVPAEFAPLEGNIDKRELEPQRFALDYYESREGMLLRVDDARVVGPTDAYRALWITSKPEQNANGRGGTTYTGYAEANAGRLKVESPSDAPLPAANVGDRLRGSTEGPLDYSRFGGYVLEAGRLGEHVPGGLQPETTRPQGRDELAVATYNVENLAPSTDQAKFDRLAEGVVDRLAAPDIVALEEVQDNSGPTDDGVVAAEQTLQQVTDAIVAAGGPRYQGRQIDPQNNADGGQPGGNIRVAFLFNPARVSFVDRPGGDATTPVHPVAHGPRIALSASPGRIDPANEAWRDSRKPLAGEFLFRGTPVIVVANHFNSKGGDQPLHGRLQPPARSSEEQRERQAQAVRAFVDEARAVNDEAAVVVLGDLNDYGFAPALAPLTTGGALVPLADSLPPAERYSYVYEGNSQQLDHILATPSITAEYDVIHINAEFADQASDHDPQVARLRF, via the coding sequence GTGCGCATCACGTCGTTGCTGACCGCCACCACAGCGGCGCTCCTGGTGGCGCCGACCATGGCGGCCGCGGCGCCGCACCAGCAGGCCCGCATCCACGACATCCAGGGGACCATGCGGGTTTCGCCGCTGGTCGGCCAGCGGTTGGCCGGGGTGCCGGGCGTGGTCACCGGCGTACGTGGTTTCGGCTCGGCCCGCGGGTTCTGGCTCCAGGACCCGGAACCCGACGCGGACCCGCGCACCAGCGAAGGGCTCTTTGTGTTCACCGGGAAGCAGACCCCGGCGGTGGCGGTCGGCGCAGCGGTCGCAGTCTCCGGGCTGGTCGCGGAGTACTACCCGACGGCCGAGGGCGAGACGCCGGAGACCACGCCGAACCAGTCGGTCACCGAGCTCACCGAGGCGACCTGGCAGGCCACCGGCAAGGGCAGCGTCCCGGCCGAGGTGCTCCGGGCGGACACCGTCCCTGCCGAGTTCGCGCCGCTGGAGGGCAACATCGACAAGCGTGAGCTGGAGCCGCAGCGATTCGCGCTGGACTACTACGAGTCGCGCGAGGGGATGCTGCTGCGCGTCGACGACGCGCGGGTCGTCGGGCCGACCGATGCCTACCGGGCGCTGTGGATCACCAGCAAGCCCGAGCAGAACGCGAACGGCCGCGGCGGCACCACCTACACCGGCTACGCCGAAGCCAACGCCGGGCGGCTGAAGGTCGAGTCGCCGTCGGACGCGCCGTTGCCCGCCGCGAACGTCGGCGACCGGCTGCGCGGCAGCACCGAAGGACCGCTGGACTACTCGCGCTTCGGTGGGTACGTGCTGGAGGCCGGGCGGCTGGGCGAGCACGTGCCGGGCGGCCTGCAGCCGGAGACGACGCGGCCGCAGGGACGCGACGAGCTCGCCGTCGCCACGTACAACGTCGAGAACCTCGCCCCGAGCACCGACCAGGCCAAGTTCGACCGGCTCGCCGAGGGCGTCGTCGACCGGCTCGCCGCGCCGGACATCGTTGCGCTGGAAGAAGTCCAGGACAACTCCGGGCCGACCGACGACGGCGTGGTGGCCGCGGAGCAGACGCTGCAGCAGGTCACCGACGCGATCGTGGCGGCGGGCGGGCCGCGCTACCAGGGGCGGCAGATCGACCCGCAGAACAACGCCGACGGCGGGCAGCCCGGCGGGAACATCCGGGTGGCCTTCCTGTTCAACCCGGCCCGGGTGTCCTTTGTGGATCGTCCGGGTGGCGACGCGACCACGCCGGTGCACCCGGTGGCCCACGGCCCGCGGATCGCGCTGAGCGCATCGCCGGGGCGCATCGACCCGGCCAACGAGGCGTGGCGGGACAGCCGCAAGCCGCTGGCGGGCGAGTTCCTGTTCCGCGGCACGCCGGTGATCGTGGTTGCCAACCACTTCAACTCCAAGGGCGGTGACCAGCCGCTGCACGGCCGTCTCCAGCCGCCGGCGAGGTCGTCGGAGGAGCAGCGGGAGCGGCAGGCCCAGGCGGTTCGCGCCTTCGTCGACGAGGCGCGGGCGGTCAACGACGAGGCCGCGGTCGTGGTGCTCGGAGACCTCAACGACTACGGCTTCGCCCCGGCACTCGCGCCGCTGACCACCGGGGGAGCACTGGTGCCGCTGGCCGACTCGCTGCCGCCCGCCGAGCGCTACAGCTACGTCTACGAGGGCAATTCCCAGCAGCTGGACCACATCCTGGCAACCCCGTCGATCACGGCGGAGTACGACGTCATCCACATCAACGCGGAGTTCGCCGACCAGGCCAGCGACCACGACCCCCAGGTCGCCCGCCTCCGGTTCTAG
- the lysX gene encoding bifunctional lysylphosphatidylglycerol synthetase/lysine--tRNA ligase LysX, with protein MTDASDDNADLADLPEQIRVRREKLDRLRAAGGDPFMERSPRTVSVADVREKHGHLDPDQATGERVGVAGRVMLYRTGGKLCFATIRDVTGDLQVMLSLDRLGEASLAAWKSDVDLGDHVGIEGEIITSRRGELSILAERWVLTAKSLRPLPEKHKGLTDPESRVRRRYVDLIVNPEAREMALQRSAAVRAMRDGLHDQGFVEVETPMLQQVHGGATARPFTTHINAYDLDLYLRIAPELYLKRLVVGGLEKVFEINRNFRNEGADSTHNPEFTMLEFYQAHADYDEVARVTQELIQKVARAVLGGTVIERDGTEVDIGGDWPSITLYGSVSEALGEEVTPHTSVEALAKLADARGLPHDPRWGNGKFTEYLFEELVEHAIVHPTFVRDFPIETSPLTRQHPDEPLLTEKWDLIGWGMELGTGFTELTDPLEQRRRLTEQSLLAAGGDAEAMQLDEDFLEALEYGMPPTGGVGVGIDRLLMAFTDKGIRDTILFPIVKPQQQ; from the coding sequence GTGACTGACGCGTCCGACGACAACGCGGACCTGGCGGACCTTCCCGAGCAGATTCGAGTCCGCCGCGAGAAGCTCGACCGGCTCCGGGCCGCCGGGGGCGACCCCTTCATGGAGCGGTCGCCCCGCACGGTCTCGGTCGCTGATGTCCGGGAGAAACACGGCCACCTCGACCCGGACCAGGCCACCGGCGAACGGGTCGGCGTCGCCGGTCGCGTCATGCTCTACCGCACCGGCGGCAAGCTGTGCTTCGCCACGATCCGCGACGTCACCGGCGATCTTCAGGTCATGCTGTCGCTCGACCGGCTCGGCGAGGCGTCGCTCGCTGCGTGGAAGTCCGACGTCGACCTCGGCGACCACGTCGGTATCGAGGGCGAGATCATCACGTCCCGCCGCGGCGAGCTGTCGATTCTGGCCGAGCGGTGGGTGCTGACCGCGAAGTCTCTGCGCCCACTACCCGAGAAGCACAAGGGCCTCACCGACCCCGAGTCGCGGGTTCGGCGCCGCTACGTCGACCTGATCGTCAATCCCGAGGCGCGCGAGATGGCGTTGCAGCGCTCCGCAGCGGTGCGCGCGATGCGCGACGGCTTGCACGATCAGGGGTTCGTCGAGGTCGAAACCCCGATGTTGCAGCAGGTGCACGGCGGCGCGACGGCACGGCCGTTCACCACGCACATCAACGCCTACGACCTCGACCTGTATCTGCGGATCGCGCCCGAGCTCTACCTCAAGCGTCTGGTCGTCGGCGGACTAGAAAAAGTATTCGAGATTAACCGGAACTTCCGCAACGAGGGCGCGGACAGCACGCACAATCCCGAGTTCACGATGCTGGAGTTCTACCAGGCGCACGCCGACTACGACGAGGTCGCGCGGGTCACCCAGGAACTCATCCAGAAGGTGGCGCGGGCCGTCCTCGGGGGCACGGTGATCGAGCGCGACGGCACCGAGGTTGACATCGGCGGCGACTGGCCTTCGATCACGCTGTACGGCTCGGTGTCCGAGGCACTCGGCGAGGAGGTCACCCCACACACCTCGGTCGAGGCGCTCGCCAAGCTCGCCGATGCCCGCGGCCTGCCGCATGATCCACGCTGGGGCAACGGCAAGTTCACCGAGTACCTGTTCGAGGAACTCGTCGAGCACGCCATCGTCCACCCGACGTTCGTGCGGGACTTCCCGATTGAGACCTCCCCGCTGACCCGGCAGCACCCCGACGAGCCGCTGCTCACCGAGAAATGGGATCTCATCGGGTGGGGCATGGAACTCGGCACCGGCTTCACCGAGCTGACCGACCCGCTCGAACAGCGTCGCCGGCTCACCGAGCAATCCCTGCTCGCCGCCGGTGGCGATGCCGAAGCCATGCAGCTTGACGAGGATTTCCTCGAAGCATTGGAGTACGGCATGCCCCCCACCGGTGGGGTCGGCGTCGGGATCGACCGGCTGCTTATGGCCTTCACCGACAAGGGCATCCGCGACACGATCCTGTTCCCGATCGTCAAGCCTCAGCAGCAGTAA
- a CDS encoding tRNA adenosine deaminase-associated protein, translating into MTVQEPVAGFAVAVVREDGRWRCSTMDKSVLIGLDASITALRELRSTGAVFGMCNVDDEFFVLIRPVPGGVDLLLSDAAAALDYDIAADVLDLLRIDPPDEDDEEVWPEGNLAILSDLGLPEGELLVIIEEVDLYPDEQLEMIAQRCGFGDNFAKVLEKLDQ; encoded by the coding sequence ATGACGGTGCAGGAGCCGGTCGCTGGCTTCGCCGTCGCCGTGGTGCGGGAGGACGGGCGGTGGCGGTGCAGCACGATGGACAAATCGGTGCTGATCGGCCTGGACGCCTCGATCACGGCGTTGCGCGAGCTGCGTTCCACCGGCGCGGTGTTCGGTATGTGCAATGTGGACGACGAGTTCTTCGTGCTGATCAGACCGGTGCCCGGAGGGGTGGACCTGCTGCTGTCGGACGCCGCCGCGGCGCTGGACTACGACATCGCGGCGGACGTCCTCGACCTGCTGCGCATCGACCCGCCCGATGAGGACGACGAAGAGGTGTGGCCGGAAGGCAACCTGGCTATCCTGTCCGATCTCGGGCTGCCCGAGGGCGAGCTGCTGGTGATCATCGAAGAGGTCGACCTCTACCCGGACGAGCAGCTGGAGATGATCGCCCAGCGCTGCGGCTTCGGGGACAACTTCGCGAAAGTGCTGGAGAAGCTGGACCAGTGA
- a CDS encoding RNA polymerase sigma factor — protein MEPTDAVLATRIATGDTGAFELVVRRYSDGIFGMALRMLGDRAEAEDVVQDAFIAVWRRAGELAEPAALRTWLFKVAHRNCLIVLRRRRTRRTAPVGVIPDHRTAVGSAALIADPQRVAEAEEGVLALRRALAVLPSRQRDVWLLAEVDGLSYVEIGQRVGAGEQAVRGRLSRARASLASMMRAWR, from the coding sequence GTGGAGCCGACTGACGCAGTCCTGGCCACGCGCATCGCGACCGGCGACACCGGTGCCTTCGAACTGGTGGTGCGCCGGTATTCCGACGGGATCTTCGGCATGGCGCTGCGGATGCTCGGCGACCGGGCCGAGGCGGAGGACGTGGTGCAGGACGCGTTCATCGCGGTGTGGCGGCGGGCCGGCGAACTCGCCGAACCGGCCGCCCTGCGGACCTGGTTGTTCAAGGTCGCCCACCGGAACTGCCTGATCGTGCTGCGCCGCCGGCGGACGCGCCGCACCGCTCCCGTCGGCGTGATCCCCGACCACCGGACCGCGGTCGGGTCCGCCGCGCTGATCGCCGATCCGCAGCGGGTCGCGGAGGCGGAGGAGGGTGTGCTGGCGCTGCGGCGCGCGCTCGCGGTCCTGCCGAGCCGGCAGCGCGATGTCTGGCTGCTCGCGGAGGTCGACGGGCTGTCCTACGTCGAGATCGGCCAGCGCGTCGGGGCCGGTGAGCAGGCGGTGCGAGGTCGGCTTTCGCGGGCCAGGGCCAGCCTCGCCAGCATGATGCGGGCCTGGCGCTGA
- a CDS encoding GNAT family N-acetyltransferase, which yields MPGSAPWLRPGYQTWPASTAHLCILTAPKQRGRGLARQVASAAVAHALDAGLLPQWRARPEASRRVATALGFRALGAQLSVRLRVGE from the coding sequence GTGCCGGGTTCTGCCCCGTGGCTTCGGCCGGGATACCAGACGTGGCCGGCGTCGACCGCCCACCTATGCATCCTGACTGCTCCGAAGCAACGCGGCAGAGGCCTTGCGCGGCAGGTGGCCTCCGCAGCAGTGGCCCATGCACTCGACGCTGGTCTGCTGCCCCAGTGGCGGGCGCGCCCGGAGGCATCCCGAAGAGTGGCCACTGCACTCGGTTTCCGGGCCCTAGGCGCCCAGCTGAGTGTCCGCCTGCGTGTGGGCGAGTGA
- a CDS encoding nucleoside deaminase has translation MSTSGARAGDADLVRAALRVAAEAPSTGDVPIGAVVVDQEGRLLASAHNQREALQDPTAHAEILALRAAAAAHGDGWRLEGCTLAVTVEPCTMCAGALVLARVARVVFGVWEPRTGAVGSLWDVVRDRRLNHRPEVVGGVLADGCAAVLEDFFADHRE, from the coding sequence GTGAGCACATCTGGTGCCCGCGCCGGGGACGCCGACCTGGTGCGGGCCGCGTTGCGAGTCGCCGCCGAAGCACCGTCCACTGGGGATGTTCCGATCGGCGCGGTCGTGGTCGATCAGGAGGGTCGGCTCCTAGCCAGCGCGCACAACCAGCGCGAGGCGCTGCAGGACCCCACGGCGCATGCGGAGATCCTCGCGTTGCGGGCCGCAGCCGCCGCGCACGGCGACGGTTGGCGGCTGGAGGGTTGCACGCTGGCGGTCACGGTGGAGCCCTGCACGATGTGCGCAGGGGCATTGGTGCTGGCCAGAGTGGCCAGGGTGGTGTTCGGGGTGTGGGAACCCCGCACCGGCGCGGTGGGCTCGCTGTGGGACGTGGTGCGGGATCGCCGCCTGAACCACCGGCCGGAGGTGGTCGGCGGCGTGCTGGCCGACGGGTGCGCGGCGGTGCTCGAGGACTTCTTCGCCGACCACCGCGAGTAG
- a CDS encoding PqqD family protein, producing the protein MSVDRLPCRMPAAMTRVGDHWVLVPDGDAEVALINETGRAIVEQCDGTRTVEDIARKIAATGVAYDTALADVTAFLDGLYRAGLLKHDHSADTA; encoded by the coding sequence ATGAGCGTCGACCGTCTGCCGTGCCGCATGCCCGCCGCCATGACCCGGGTCGGCGATCACTGGGTTCTCGTGCCCGACGGTGACGCCGAGGTCGCGTTGATCAACGAGACCGGCCGGGCCATCGTCGAGCAGTGCGACGGCACCCGCACGGTCGAGGACATCGCGCGGAAGATCGCCGCGACCGGCGTCGCGTACGACACCGCCCTCGCCGACGTGACCGCCTTCCTCGACGGCTTGTACCGCGCCGGCCTGCTCAAGCACGACCACAGCGCCGACACCGCGTGA